The Bubalus kerabau isolate K-KA32 ecotype Philippines breed swamp buffalo chromosome X, PCC_UOA_SB_1v2, whole genome shotgun sequence genome has a segment encoding these proteins:
- the GABRQ gene encoding gamma-aminobutyric acid receptor subunit theta produces MSIRGMLRAAVFLLLIRTWLAEGSDLSSTPKFHLELSSTVPEVVLNLFDCKNCANEATVHKILDRVLSNYDGRLRPNFGGTPVPVGVSIYVSSIEQISEVTMDYTITMFFHQTWKDPRLAYHETNLNLTLDYRLFEKLWVPDCYFLNSKEAFVHDTTVENRVFQLHPDGTVRYGIRLTTTAACSMNLEKFPLDKQTCKLEVESYGYTVDDILLYWEGSGNAVQGTEKLHIPQFSFLGKTISTKEVFFYTGSYVRLILRFLVKREVTSYLVQIYWPSVLTTVVSWISFWMNYESSAARVTVGLTSMLILNSINSHLRDQFPQFSCIKAIDIYMVVCFFFVFLSLVEYVYINYLFYNRRGSRHSQRQLRRALRVMERYRYREVVVHTAFNDRVNLEDETDSPPSSPWWAGLASPESLGSLASLTKEAPLASSESLSSLSSLSDGASLATTESLSDLPSTSEQVVHDDGIRVNGIDVDNSVVPAEIRNRAETHDPEEDPEESSDSDESEDNGPSKKRLLVHGQRRVQEATYELQEICNTLGDIHSLPDEVTVESGYPDLEEQLKRKVDSTRSLHSDNFMAFDGDKESNSESDNSFPPSPGCSFSKGFSSDFFDPDYIPKADQCSRLLFPLAFVVFNIVYWVYHIY; encoded by the exons ATGAGCATCCGAGGGATGCTGCGAGCCGCTGTGTTTCTGCTGCTCATCAGAACCTGGCTCGCGGAGGGCAGTGACCTCAGTTCCACCCCGAAATTCCACTTAGAGCTCTCCTCCACCGTGCCCGAAGTCGTCCTGAACCTCTTCGACTG CAAAAATTGTGCAAATGAAGCTACAGTTCACAAGATTTTGGACAGGGTGCTGTCGAACTATGATGGCCGTCTGAGGCCCAATTTTGGAG GCACCCCTGTGCCAGTGGGAGTGTCTATCTATGTCTCCAGTATTGAACAGATCTCAGAAGTGACTATG GACTATACCATTACGATGTTTTTTCATCAGACCTGGAAAGATCCACGTTTAGCGTATCATGAGACCAACCTGAACTTGACCCTGGACTATCGGCTGTTTGAGAAGTTGTGGGTCCCTGACTGCTACTTTCTAAATAGCAAGGAGGCTTTTGTTCATGATACAACTGTGGAAAACCGCGTGTTTCAGCTTCACCCAGATGGAACCGTGCGGTATGGCATACG GCTCACCACCACAGCAGCTTGTTCCATGAATCTGGAAAAATTCCCTCTGGACAAGCAGACCTGCAAGCTGGAAGTGGAGAGCT ATGGCTACACAGTTGACGACATCCTGCTCTACTGGGAAGGCAGTGGGAATGCCGTCCAGGGGACAGAGAAGCTTCACATCCCTCAGTTCAGCTTCCTGGGAAAGACGATCAGTACCAAAGAGGTGTTTTTCTACACAG GTTCCTATGTGCGCCTGATCCTGAGGTTCCTGGTCAAAAGGGAAGTCACCAGTTACCTTGTGCAGATCTATTGGCCCAGCGTCCTTACCACTGTTGTTTCTTGGATATCATTTTGGATGAACTATGAATCTTCTGCAGCCAGGGTGACAGTCG GTTTGACTTCAATGCTCATCCTGAACTCCATCAACTCACATCTGCGGGATCAATTCCCCCAATTTTCCTGTATCAAGGCCATCGACATCTATATGGTCGTATGCTTCTTCTTCGTGTTCTTGTCCTTGGTGGAGTATGTCTACATCAACTACCTTTTCTACAACCGAAGAGGATCCCGGCATTCTCAGAGGCAACTCAGAAGAGCCCTAAGAGTTATGGAGCGCTACCGCTACCGAG aagtGGTTGTTCATACAGCATTCAATGACCGGGTTAACCTAGAAGATGAAACTGACTCTCCTCCCTCTAGCCCATGGTGGGCCGGCCTAGCAAGCCCAGAAAGTCTTGGCTCTTTGGCCTCCCTCACAAAGGAGGCACCACTGGCCTCCTCAGAAAGCCTCAGTTCGCTGTCCTCTCTCTCTGATGGGGCCTCGCTGGCCACCACAGAAAGCCTGAGTGATCTCCCGTCCACCTCAGAGCAGGTGGTGCATGATGACGGCATTCGAGTTAATGGTATTGATGTTGATAACAGTGTTGTTCCCGCCGAAATCCGCAACCGTGCTGAGACCCATGACCCAGAAGAAGACCCTGAAGAGAGCTCTGACTCCGATGAGAGTGAAGACAATGGCCCCAGCAAGAAGCGTCTGCTTGTCCATGGCCAGAGGCGTGTGCAAGAAGCAACCTATGAGCTTCAGGAGATCTGTAACACCCTTGGTGATATCCATAGCTTACCTGATGAAGTCACAGTTGAGAGCGGCTACCCTGACCTTGAGGAGCAACTCAAGCGTAAAGTTGACAGTACCCGAAGCCTCCATAGTGATAATTTTATGGCCTTTGATGGAGATAAGGAAAGCAACTCGGAGTCTGATAACAGTTTCCCCCCAAGCCCTGGCTGCTCCTTCAGTAAAGGGTTCTCCTCTGATTTCTTTGACCCTGACTACATCCCTAAGGCTGACCAATGCTCCCGGCTCCTCTTCCCTCTTGCCTTTGTGGTGTTCAACATTGTGTACTGGGTGTATCATATCTATTAG